Proteins from one Streptomyces sp. NBC_00390 genomic window:
- the pdxT gene encoding pyridoxal 5'-phosphate synthase glutaminase subunit PdxT, with protein MTTPVIGVLALQGDVREHLIALAAADAVARPVRRPEELAEVDGLVIPGGESTTISKLAVLFGVMEPLRERLRAGLPVYGTCAGLIMLADKIIDPRSGQETLGGIDMIVRRNAFGRQNESFEAAVDVKGIDGGPVEGVFIRAPWVESVGAQVEVLAEYDGHIVAVRQGNAVATSFHPELTGDHRMHALFVDMVRKGL; from the coding sequence ATGACCACTCCCGTCATTGGTGTCCTGGCTCTCCAGGGCGACGTACGGGAGCACCTGATCGCCCTGGCCGCGGCTGACGCCGTGGCCAGGCCGGTTCGGCGCCCCGAGGAGCTCGCGGAGGTCGACGGCCTGGTGATACCGGGTGGTGAGTCCACCACGATCTCCAAGCTGGCGGTGCTCTTCGGTGTGATGGAGCCGCTGCGTGAGCGGTTGCGCGCGGGGCTGCCGGTCTACGGCACCTGCGCCGGGCTGATCATGCTGGCCGACAAGATCATCGATCCGCGTTCGGGGCAGGAGACGCTCGGCGGGATCGACATGATCGTCCGCCGTAACGCCTTCGGACGGCAGAACGAGTCCTTCGAGGCGGCCGTCGACGTCAAGGGCATCGACGGTGGCCCGGTCGAGGGCGTCTTCATCCGCGCGCCGTGGGTGGAGTCGGTCGGCGCCCAGGTCGAGGTGCTCGCCGAGTACGACGGTCATATCGTCGCCGTCCGTCAGGGCAATGCCGTGGCCACATCCTTCCACCCCGAACTCACGGGTGATCACCGGATGCATGCGCTGTTCGTGGACATGGTGCGCAAGGGCCTGTGA
- a CDS encoding YebC/PmpR family DNA-binding transcriptional regulator: MSGHSKWATTKHKKAVIDAKRGKLFAKLIKNIEVAARTGGADLDGNPTLFDAVQKAKKSSVPNKNIDSAVKRGAGLEAGGADYETIMYEGYGPNGVAVLIECLTDNRNRAASDVRVAMTRNGGSMADPGSVSYLFNRKGVIVLPKGELSEDDVLGAVLDAGAEEVNDLGEAFEVISEATDLVAVRTALQDSGIDYDSAEANFVPTMQVELDEEGARKIFKLIDALEDSDDVQNVFANFDVSDDVMAKVDA; this comes from the coding sequence ATGTCCGGCCACTCTAAATGGGCTACGACGAAGCACAAGAAGGCCGTGATCGATGCCAAGCGCGGCAAGCTCTTCGCGAAGCTGATCAAGAACATCGAGGTCGCCGCCCGCACCGGCGGAGCCGATCTGGACGGTAACCCGACCCTCTTCGACGCCGTGCAGAAGGCCAAGAAGAGCTCGGTCCCGAACAAGAACATCGACTCCGCGGTCAAGCGCGGCGCCGGCCTCGAGGCCGGTGGCGCCGACTACGAGACGATCATGTACGAGGGCTACGGCCCGAACGGTGTCGCGGTGCTCATCGAGTGCCTCACCGACAACCGCAACCGTGCCGCATCGGACGTGCGCGTGGCGATGACCCGCAACGGCGGCTCCATGGCCGACCCGGGTTCCGTGTCGTACCTGTTCAACCGCAAGGGTGTCATCGTCCTGCCCAAGGGTGAGCTGAGCGAGGACGACGTGCTCGGCGCGGTGCTGGACGCCGGTGCCGAGGAGGTCAACGACCTCGGTGAGGCCTTTGAGGTCATCAGCGAGGCCACCGACCTGGTCGCGGTGCGTACCGCGCTCCAGGACTCCGGCATCGACTACGACTCGGCCGAGGCCAACTTCGTCCCGACCATGCAGGTGGAGCTGGACGAGGAGGGCGCGCGCAAGATCTTCAAGCTGATCGATGCGCTGGAGGACAGCGACGACGTGCAGAACGTCTTCGCCAACTTCGACGTCTCGGACGATGTCATGGCGAAGGTCGACGCCTGA
- the ruvC gene encoding crossover junction endodeoxyribonuclease RuvC has protein sequence MRVLGVDPGLTRCGIGVVEGVAGRPLTMLGVGVVRTPADAEIGDRLVAIERGIEEWLDAHRPELVAVERVFSQHNVRTVMGTAQASAVAMLCAARRGLPVALHTPSEVKAAVTGSGRADKAQVGAMVTRLLRLDAPPRPADAADALALAICHIWRAPAQNRLQEAVAAHHARKGRTA, from the coding sequence ATGCGTGTGCTCGGGGTGGACCCCGGACTGACCCGGTGCGGCATCGGCGTGGTCGAGGGAGTGGCCGGCCGCCCGCTGACCATGCTCGGCGTCGGCGTCGTACGGACTCCGGCGGACGCCGAGATCGGCGACCGCCTGGTGGCCATCGAGCGCGGCATCGAAGAGTGGCTGGACGCGCACCGGCCCGAACTGGTCGCGGTGGAGCGGGTGTTCAGCCAGCACAACGTACGCACGGTGATGGGCACCGCCCAGGCCAGCGCCGTCGCCATGCTCTGCGCCGCCCGCCGCGGACTGCCTGTCGCCCTGCACACCCCCAGCGAGGTCAAGGCCGCGGTCACCGGCAGCGGCCGCGCCGACAAGGCCCAGGTGGGCGCGATGGTGACCCGGCTCCTGCGGCTCGACGCCCCGCCCAGGCCCGCCGACGCCGCAGACGCGCTGGCCCTGGCCATCTGTCACATCTGGCGCGCACCCGCGCAGAACCGCCTGCAGGAGGCGGTCGCCGCGCATCACGCAAGGAAAGGCCGTACCGCATGA
- the ruvA gene encoding Holliday junction branch migration protein RuvA, whose protein sequence is MIAFVSGPVAALAPTTAVIEVGGVGMAVQCTPNTLSGLRIGQEARLATSLVVREDSLTLYGFADDDERQVFELLQTASGVGPRLAQAMLAVHTPDALRVAVATGDEKALTAVPGIGKKGAQKLLLELKDRLGEPVGTHIGRQGIGTAVTASWRDQLNAALIGLGYATREADEAVASVTPQAEAMGAAPEVGPLLRAALQTLNRAR, encoded by the coding sequence ATGATCGCCTTTGTGAGCGGCCCCGTCGCCGCCCTCGCCCCCACCACCGCGGTCATCGAGGTCGGTGGCGTCGGCATGGCCGTCCAGTGCACGCCGAACACACTCTCCGGACTGAGGATCGGTCAGGAGGCCAGACTGGCCACCTCCCTGGTCGTGCGTGAGGACTCGCTGACGCTGTACGGATTCGCGGACGACGACGAGCGCCAGGTCTTCGAGCTGCTCCAGACCGCGAGCGGGGTCGGCCCACGGCTCGCCCAGGCCATGCTCGCGGTGCACACCCCGGACGCACTGCGCGTGGCCGTCGCCACCGGCGACGAGAAGGCCCTGACCGCCGTGCCCGGCATCGGCAAGAAGGGCGCCCAGAAGCTGCTCCTGGAGCTGAAGGACCGGCTCGGCGAGCCCGTCGGCACCCACATCGGCAGGCAGGGCATCGGCACGGCCGTCACCGCGTCCTGGCGTGATCAGCTGAACGCCGCGCTGATCGGCCTCGGCTACGCCACGCGCGAGGCCGACGAAGCGGTTGCCTCGGTCACTCCCCAGGCGGAGGCCATGGGCGCCGCGCCCGAGGTGGGTCCTCTGCTGAGGGCCGCCCTGCAGACGCTGAACCGGGCGCGCTGA
- the ruvB gene encoding Holliday junction branch migration DNA helicase RuvB, whose product MNWDDETTAEAEARLVGASADGEDTAVEAALRPKVLDEFIGQEKVRTQLDLVLRAARRRGATADHVLLSGAPGLGKTTLSLIIAAEMEAPIRITSGPAIQHAGDLAAILSSLQEGEVLFLDEIHRMSRPAEEMLYMAMEDFRVDVIVGKGPGATAIPLELPPFTLVGATTRAGLLPPPLRDRFGFTAHMEFYGPEELERVVHRSAQLLDVEIDADGAAEIAGRSRGTPRIANRLLRRVRDYAQVEADGLISREVAAAALQVYEVDARGLDRLDRAVLEALLKLFGGGPVGLSTLAVAVGEERETVEEVAEPFLVREGLLARTPRGRVATAAAWAHLGLVPPPQATGAHRQQGLFGA is encoded by the coding sequence GTGAACTGGGACGACGAGACCACCGCCGAAGCGGAGGCGCGCCTGGTCGGAGCCTCCGCCGATGGGGAGGACACCGCCGTCGAGGCGGCGCTGCGGCCCAAGGTCCTCGACGAGTTCATCGGGCAGGAGAAGGTCCGCACCCAGCTCGACCTGGTCCTTCGGGCCGCCCGACGGCGCGGTGCCACCGCCGACCATGTCCTGCTCTCCGGCGCGCCCGGACTGGGCAAGACCACGCTGTCCCTGATCATCGCCGCGGAGATGGAGGCGCCGATCCGCATCACCTCCGGTCCCGCCATCCAGCACGCCGGCGATCTCGCCGCGATCCTGTCCTCCCTCCAGGAGGGCGAGGTCCTTTTCCTCGACGAGATCCACCGGATGTCCCGTCCTGCCGAGGAAATGCTCTACATGGCGATGGAGGACTTCCGCGTCGACGTGATCGTCGGCAAGGGCCCCGGCGCCACCGCCATCCCGCTGGAGCTGCCGCCGTTCACCCTGGTCGGGGCCACCACCAGGGCCGGTCTGCTGCCGCCCCCGCTGCGCGACCGCTTCGGGTTCACGGCGCACATGGAGTTCTACGGGCCCGAGGAACTGGAGCGCGTCGTCCACCGCTCCGCACAGCTCCTCGACGTCGAGATCGACGCGGACGGCGCCGCCGAGATCGCCGGCCGCTCCCGCGGCACACCCCGGATCGCCAACCGCCTGCTCCGCCGTGTGCGGGACTACGCCCAGGTCGAGGCGGACGGGCTGATCAGCCGGGAGGTGGCCGCCGCGGCCCTGCAGGTGTACGAGGTGGACGCCCGCGGCCTCGACCGGCTGGACCGTGCCGTGCTCGAGGCGCTGCTCAAGCTCTTCGGCGGCGGGCCGGTCGGTCTGTCGACGCTGGCGGTGGCCGTGGGCGAGGAGCGCGAGACGGTCGAGGAGGTCGCCGAGCCGTTCCTTGTGCGCGAGGGGCTGCTGGCGCGTACTCCCCGTGGCCGGGTGGCCACGGCCGCGGCATGGGCGCATCTCGGACTCGTACCCCCGCCACAGGCCACCGGTGCACATCGACAACAGGGTCTGTTCGGGGCGTGA
- the yajC gene encoding preprotein translocase subunit YajC, which translates to MDILTLLPFIVLIGAMFLMTRSAKRKQQQAAQMRDQMQPGTGVRTIGGLYATVKEVNHDTVLLEAAPGVHLVFAKNAIGAVLDDEEYNRIVHGDGDDDLKADGPVVPDDASSLTTDSDAADAAVTDSSADDAKIDLGKKAESDEAEPKDGKADGDAK; encoded by the coding sequence GTGGATATCTTGACCCTCCTCCCCTTCATCGTGCTCATCGGGGCCATGTTCCTGATGACCCGCTCGGCCAAGCGCAAGCAGCAGCAGGCCGCGCAGATGCGCGACCAGATGCAGCCCGGCACCGGCGTGCGGACCATCGGCGGCTTGTACGCCACCGTGAAGGAGGTCAACCACGACACGGTCCTCCTCGAGGCCGCCCCGGGCGTCCACCTCGTGTTCGCGAAGAACGCCATCGGTGCCGTCCTCGACGACGAGGAGTACAACCGCATCGTGCACGGTGACGGCGACGACGACCTCAAGGCGGACGGTCCGGTCGTTCCGGACGACGCTTCCTCGCTGACCACCGACTCCGACGCTGCCGACGCCGCCGTTACCGATTCCTCGGCCGACGATGCCAAGATCGACCTCGGCAAGAAGGCCGAGTCGGACGAGGCCGAGCCCAAGGACGGCAAGGCCGACGGCGACGCGAAGTAG
- the secD gene encoding protein translocase subunit SecD — MAAPNRGRRPAGAQSKPGRALALILIAMVALTGGMFWAGQLTPRLGIDLAGGTTITLKAKAQPGQENAVNETNMNTAVGIIERRVNGLGVSEAEVQTQGQSHIIVNIPKGTNSQQARDQVGTTAQLYFRPVLTVAAGGPTAPEPKPSASAGEKAGDGKAKDKPTAGAPSGSPSPTATPTTQGRAVTDALKAPAASPTPSASTDPKGSQSPEPSDSPKPGATPSADPATAALQKQFTELNCADDKVRGKLGDNVKPSEPTVACGQEDGEWFKYILGPAEVDGKDVDDAKGQLDQNRGMWIVTMDFTGSGAKKFQKITSRLSQQQPPMNQFAIVLDGEVVSAPRVNQTLSASAEITGDFDQDSAQNLGNILSYGALPLSFDEDSVTTVTAALGGEQLKAGLIAGAIGLALVVIYLVAYYRGLAFIALLSLLVSAILTYTIMALLGPGIGFALNLPAVCGAIVAIGITADSFIVYFERIRDEIREGRTLRPAVERAWPRARRTILVSDFVSFLAAAVLFIVTVGKVQGFAFTLGLTTLLDVVVVFLFTKPLMTIMARKKFFADGHPWSGLDPKRLGAKPPLRRSRRVTAPVDPKEA; from the coding sequence GTGGCAGCACCGAACAGGGGCCGAAGGCCCGCGGGGGCTCAGAGCAAGCCGGGGCGCGCCCTGGCTCTGATCCTGATCGCCATGGTCGCGCTCACAGGCGGCATGTTCTGGGCGGGGCAGCTCACGCCGCGTCTGGGCATCGACCTGGCGGGCGGTACGACCATCACGCTCAAGGCCAAGGCCCAGCCCGGCCAGGAGAACGCGGTCAACGAGACCAACATGAACACCGCGGTCGGCATCATCGAGCGCCGTGTCAACGGTCTGGGTGTCTCCGAGGCCGAAGTTCAGACCCAAGGTCAATCGCACATCATCGTCAACATCCCCAAGGGGACGAACTCCCAGCAGGCCCGTGACCAGGTCGGCACCACCGCCCAGCTCTACTTCCGGCCTGTGCTGACGGTTGCCGCCGGTGGCCCCACCGCCCCTGAGCCGAAGCCCAGCGCCTCGGCGGGCGAGAAGGCCGGGGACGGCAAGGCGAAGGACAAGCCGACGGCCGGCGCGCCGTCCGGTTCGCCTTCGCCCACAGCGACGCCGACCACGCAGGGCCGCGCCGTCACGGACGCGCTCAAGGCTCCGGCGGCGTCGCCGACCCCCTCCGCGTCCACCGACCCGAAGGGCTCGCAGAGCCCCGAGCCGTCGGACAGCCCCAAGCCGGGCGCGACGCCGTCGGCCGACCCTGCCACCGCCGCTCTCCAGAAGCAGTTCACCGAGCTGAACTGCGCGGACGACAAGGTGCGGGGCAAGCTCGGCGACAACGTCAAGCCGAGCGAGCCGACCGTCGCCTGTGGCCAGGAGGACGGCGAGTGGTTCAAGTACATCCTCGGCCCCGCCGAGGTGGACGGTAAGGACGTCGACGACGCCAAGGGCCAGCTGGACCAGAACCGTGGCATGTGGATCGTCACGATGGACTTCACCGGCAGCGGTGCCAAGAAGTTCCAGAAGATCACCAGCCGCCTGTCGCAGCAGCAGCCCCCGATGAACCAGTTCGCCATCGTCCTCGACGGTGAAGTGGTCTCCGCCCCGCGGGTGAACCAGACGCTGAGCGCCAGCGCCGAGATCACCGGAGACTTCGACCAGGATTCCGCACAGAACCTGGGCAACATCCTGTCCTACGGTGCGCTGCCGCTCTCCTTCGACGAGGACAGTGTCACGACCGTCACCGCCGCCCTCGGCGGCGAGCAGCTCAAGGCGGGCCTGATCGCCGGTGCGATCGGCCTCGCGCTCGTGGTCATCTACCTCGTGGCGTACTACCGCGGCCTGGCGTTCATCGCGCTCCTCAGCCTCCTGGTGTCCGCGATCCTGACCTACACGATCATGGCCCTGCTCGGCCCGGGTATCGGCTTCGCGCTGAACCTGCCCGCGGTCTGTGGCGCCATCGTCGCGATCGGTATCACCGCCGACTCGTTCATCGTGTACTTCGAACGTATCCGGGACGAGATCCGCGAGGGCCGCACCCTGCGGCCGGCCGTCGAGCGAGCCTGGCCACGCGCCCGCCGCACGATCCTGGTCTCCGACTTCGTGTCGTTCCTCGCCGCCGCGGTGCTGTTCATCGTCACCGTCGGCAAGGTCCAGGGCTTCGCGTTCACGCTGGGCCTGACCACCCTGCTCGACGTCGTCGTGGTGTTCCTGTTCACCAAGCCGCTCATGACGATCATGGCCCGCAAGAAGTTCTTCGCGGACGGCCACCCGTGGTCCGGACTGGACCCGAAGCGTCTCGGCGCCAAGCCGCCGCTGCGCCGCTCCCGTCGCGTCACCGCCCCCGTCGACCCGAAGGAGGCGTGA
- the secF gene encoding protein translocase subunit SecF, translating into MSRLGNLGARLYRGEVGYDFIGKRKIWYGISILITITAMVSLVVPGLNMGIEFKGGAVFTTSKTSVSVAQAQEAAERASGHDAIVQKLGNGTLRIQVSELDTQEANQVEKELAEDFKVDAETINAELVGPSWGKEIANKAWTGLGVFMILVVIYLAIAFEWRMAVAALVALIHDITITVGVYALVGFEVTPGTVIGLLTILGYSLYDTVVVFDSLKEGSKDITKQTRWTYSDVANRSINSTLVRSINTTVVALLPVAGLLFIGGGVLGAGMLNDISLSLFVGLAAGAYSSIFIATPLVADLKEREPQMKALKKRVLAKRAAAAAKGESAQDGTEGSDEDFGGVPGDAAPAGAVVGQRGRGRGRPSGRRR; encoded by the coding sequence ATGTCGCGACTCGGCAATCTCGGCGCCCGTCTGTACCGCGGTGAGGTCGGCTACGACTTCATCGGCAAGCGCAAGATCTGGTACGGCATCTCGATCCTGATCACCATCACGGCCATGGTCAGCCTGGTGGTGCCGGGCCTGAACATGGGCATCGAGTTCAAGGGCGGTGCCGTCTTCACCACCTCGAAGACGAGCGTCTCCGTCGCCCAGGCACAGGAAGCGGCGGAACGGGCCTCCGGCCACGACGCGATCGTCCAGAAGCTCGGCAACGGCACCCTGCGCATCCAGGTCAGCGAACTGGACACTCAGGAGGCCAACCAGGTCGAGAAGGAGCTCGCCGAGGACTTCAAGGTCGACGCGGAGACGATCAACGCCGAACTGGTCGGACCCAGCTGGGGCAAGGAGATCGCCAACAAGGCCTGGACAGGTCTCGGGGTCTTCATGATCCTTGTGGTGATCTATCTCGCGATCGCCTTCGAGTGGCGCATGGCCGTCGCCGCACTGGTCGCGCTGATCCACGACATCACCATCACCGTCGGTGTGTACGCGCTGGTCGGCTTCGAGGTCACCCCGGGCACCGTGATCGGTCTGCTCACGATCCTCGGTTACTCGCTGTACGACACGGTCGTGGTCTTCGACTCCCTCAAGGAGGGCTCGAAGGACATCACCAAGCAGACCCGCTGGACCTACAGCGACGTCGCCAACCGCAGCATCAACAGCACTCTCGTGCGTTCGATCAACACCACGGTCGTGGCGCTGCTGCCGGTGGCGGGCCTGCTGTTCATCGGTGGCGGTGTCCTCGGCGCCGGCATGCTGAACGACATCTCCCTGTCGCTGTTCGTCGGTCTCGCGGCCGGTGCGTACTCCTCGATCTTCATCGCCACTCCGCTGGTCGCCGACCTCAAGGAGCGCGAGCCGCAGATGAAGGCCCTGAAGAAGCGGGTGCTCGCCAAGCGCGCTGCCGCCGCTGCCAAGGGCGAGTCGGCGCAGGACGGGACGGAGGGCTCCGACGAGGATTTCGGCGGGGTGCCCGGTGACGCCGCCCCCGCGGGCGCGGTCGTCGGCCAGCGCGGCCGTGGCCGTGGGCGTCCGTCGGGCAGGCGTCGATGA
- a CDS encoding adenine phosphoribosyltransferase: MTDAAIQELLLSRIRDVADYPKPGVMFKDITPLLADPVAFTALTEALADVCVRTQATKIVGLEARGFILAAPVAVRAGLGFIPVRKAGKLPGATLSQAYELEYGTAEVEVHAEDLAAGDRVMIIDDVLATGGTAGASLELIRRAGAEVVGLTVLMELAFLGGRARLEPTLGGAPLEALITI, encoded by the coding sequence ATGACCGACGCCGCCATCCAGGAGCTCCTGCTCAGCCGTATCCGTGATGTGGCCGACTACCCGAAGCCGGGAGTGATGTTCAAGGACATCACACCCCTGCTCGCGGATCCGGTCGCCTTCACGGCGCTGACCGAGGCGCTCGCCGATGTATGCGTGCGGACGCAGGCCACCAAGATCGTCGGTCTGGAGGCGCGCGGCTTCATCCTGGCGGCGCCGGTCGCGGTACGCGCCGGGCTCGGGTTCATCCCCGTACGCAAGGCGGGCAAGCTGCCCGGAGCGACGCTCTCCCAGGCGTACGAGCTGGAGTACGGCACCGCCGAGGTCGAGGTGCACGCCGAGGATCTGGCCGCGGGCGACCGGGTCATGATCATCGACGACGTCCTCGCCACCGGCGGCACGGCCGGGGCGTCGCTGGAGCTGATCCGCCGGGCCGGCGCAGAAGTGGTCGGCCTCACGGTCCTGATGGAACTGGCCTTCCTCGGCGGCCGTGCCCGCCTGGAGCCGACTCTCGGCGGGGCTCCGCTGGAGGCACTGATCACCATCTGA
- a CDS encoding RelA/SpoT family protein, with the protein MPDEAQPAAAQPDQKADKAAAAPVTPDRGQAQQQKPAGAERAHGPAPVSAPKPAPPAVARSGGSSNRVRARLARLGVQRSSPYNPVLEPLLRIVRSNDPKIETSTLRQVERAYQVAERWHRGQKRKSGDPYITHPLAVTTILAELGMDPATLMAGLLHDTVEDTEYGLDTLRRDFGDQVALLVDGVTKLDKVKFGEAAQAETVRKMVVAMAKDPRVLVIKLADRLHNMRTMRYLKREKQEKKARETLEIYAPLAHRLGMNTIKWELEDLAFAILYPKMYDEIVRLVAERAPKRDEYLAIVTDEVQSDLRAARIKATVTGRPKHYYSVYQKMIVRGRDFAEIYDLVGIRVLVDTVRDCYAALGTVHARWNPVPGRFKDYIAMPKFNMYQSLHTTVIGPNGKPVELQIRTFDMHRRAEYGIAAHWKYKQETVAGTSKVRTDVPRAAKGSAGQDTVNDMAWLRQLLDWQKETEDPGEFLESLRFDLSRNEVFVFTPKGDVIALPAGATPVDFAYAVHTEVGHRTIGARVNGRLVPLESTLDNGDLVEVFTSKAEGAGPSRDWLGFVKSPRARNKIRAWFSKERRDEAIEQGKDAIARAMRKQNLPIQRILTGDSLVTLAHEMRYPDISSLYAAIGEGHVAAQGVVQKLVQALGGEEAANEDIAESVPPSRSRGKRRSSADPGVVVKGVEDVWVKLARCCTPVPGDPIIGFVTRGSGVSVHRADCVNVDSLSQQPERILEVEWAPTQSSVFLVAIQVEALDRSRLLSDVTRVLSDQHVNILSAAVQTSRDRVATSRFTFEMGDPKHLGHVLKAVRGVEGVYDVYRVTSARRP; encoded by the coding sequence TTGCCAGACGAGGCCCAGCCCGCCGCCGCGCAGCCCGACCAGAAGGCCGACAAGGCCGCGGCAGCCCCAGTCACGCCCGACCGCGGGCAGGCACAGCAGCAGAAGCCGGCCGGTGCCGAGCGGGCACACGGTCCGGCGCCTGTCTCCGCCCCCAAGCCCGCGCCCCCCGCCGTGGCGCGCAGCGGCGGCTCGTCCAACCGCGTCCGCGCCCGTCTCGCCCGCCTCGGTGTCCAGCGCTCCTCCCCGTACAACCCGGTCCTCGAACCGCTCCTGCGGATCGTGCGCAGCAACGACCCCAAGATCGAGACCTCCACACTCCGCCAGGTCGAGCGGGCCTACCAGGTCGCCGAGCGTTGGCACCGCGGTCAGAAGCGCAAGAGCGGCGACCCGTACATCACGCATCCCCTCGCCGTCACCACCATCCTCGCCGAGCTCGGCATGGACCCGGCGACCCTGATGGCGGGGCTGCTGCACGACACGGTCGAGGACACCGAGTACGGCCTGGACACCCTGCGCCGCGACTTCGGTGACCAGGTCGCCCTGCTCGTCGACGGCGTCACCAAGCTGGACAAGGTGAAGTTCGGTGAGGCCGCACAGGCCGAGACCGTGCGCAAGATGGTCGTCGCCATGGCCAAGGACCCGCGCGTCCTGGTCATCAAGCTCGCCGACCGGCTGCACAACATGCGCACCATGCGGTACCTGAAGCGGGAGAAGCAGGAGAAGAAGGCCCGCGAGACCCTCGAGATCTACGCGCCCCTGGCCCACCGCCTGGGCATGAACACCATCAAGTGGGAGCTCGAGGACCTCGCCTTCGCGATCCTCTATCCCAAGATGTACGACGAGATCGTGCGGCTCGTCGCCGAGCGCGCGCCCAAGCGCGACGAGTACCTCGCCATAGTGACCGACGAGGTCCAGTCCGATCTGCGCGCCGCCCGCATCAAGGCCACCGTCACCGGCCGGCCGAAGCACTACTACAGCGTCTACCAGAAGATGATCGTCCGCGGCCGGGACTTCGCGGAGATCTACGACCTGGTGGGCATCCGAGTCCTCGTCGACACCGTGCGGGACTGCTACGCGGCCCTCGGCACCGTGCACGCGCGCTGGAATCCGGTCCCGGGCCGGTTCAAGGACTACATCGCGATGCCCAAGTTCAACATGTACCAGTCGCTGCACACGACGGTCATCGGACCCAACGGCAAGCCGGTCGAACTGCAGATCCGCACCTTCGACATGCACCGCCGCGCCGAGTACGGCATCGCCGCCCACTGGAAGTACAAGCAGGAGACCGTCGCCGGCACCTCCAAGGTGCGCACCGACGTGCCCCGCGCCGCCAAGGGCAGCGCCGGCCAGGACACCGTCAACGACATGGCGTGGCTGCGGCAGCTGCTGGACTGGCAGAAGGAGACCGAGGACCCGGGCGAGTTCCTGGAGTCGCTCCGCTTCGACCTGTCCCGCAACGAGGTCTTCGTCTTCACCCCCAAGGGCGATGTCATAGCGCTCCCCGCGGGCGCCACCCCCGTCGACTTCGCCTACGCCGTCCACACCGAGGTCGGCCACCGCACCATAGGCGCGCGGGTCAACGGACGGCTCGTCCCGCTCGAATCGACCCTCGACAACGGCGATCTGGTGGAGGTCTTCACCTCCAAGGCCGAAGGCGCCGGGCCCTCACGCGACTGGCTGGGCTTCGTCAAGTCCCCCCGGGCGCGCAACAAGATCCGGGCCTGGTTCTCCAAGGAGCGCCGCGACGAGGCCATCGAGCAGGGCAAGGACGCCATCGCGCGGGCCATGCGCAAGCAGAACCTGCCGATCCAGCGCATCCTGACCGGCGATTCCCTGGTCACGCTCGCGCACGAGATGCGCTACCCCGACATCTCGTCCCTGTACGCGGCGATCGGCGAGGGTCATGTGGCCGCGCAGGGCGTCGTACAGAAGCTGGTGCAGGCCCTCGGCGGCGAGGAGGCCGCCAACGAGGACATCGCCGAGTCCGTCCCGCCCTCGCGCAGCCGCGGCAAGCGCCGCTCCAGCGCCGACCCCGGTGTGGTCGTCAAGGGTGTCGAGGACGTGTGGGTCAAGCTGGCCCGCTGCTGTACGCCGGTGCCCGGCGATCCGATCATCGGTTTCGTCACGCGCGGAAGTGGCGTATCGGTTCACCGGGCGGACTGCGTCAACGTCGACTCGCTCTCGCAGCAGCCCGAGCGGATCCTCGAGGTCGAATGGGCCCCGACCCAGTCGTCCGTCTTCCTCGTCGCCATCCAGGTGGAGGCACTGGACCGCTCCCGGCTGCTGTCGGACGTCACACGGGTCCTGTCCGACCAGCATGTCAACATCCTGTCGGCGGCGGTGCAGACCTCCCGCGACCGGGTGGCCACCTCACGCTTCACCTTCGAGATGGGCGACCCCAAGCACCTCGGGCACGTGCTGAAGGCGGTACGGGGCGTGGAGGGCGTGTACGACGTGTACCGCGTGACCTCGGCCCGCCGTCCCTGA